One Setaria viridis chromosome 7, Setaria_viridis_v4.0, whole genome shotgun sequence genomic region harbors:
- the LOC117862402 gene encoding elicitor-responsive protein 3 isoform X2, whose translation MAQGTLEVLLVGAKGLENTDYLSNMDPYAVLRCRSQEQKSSVASGKGCDPEWNETFVFTVSDSSTELFIKLLDSDGGTDDDFVGEATIPLEAVFTEGSIPPTVYIVVKDEEYRGEIKVGLTFTPEDAPDQGF comes from the exons ATGGCGCAGGGGACGCTGGAGGTGCTGCTCGTCGGGGCCAAGGGCCTGGAGAACACCGATTACCTGA GTAACATGGATCCGTACGCGGTTCTGAGATGCCGCTCCCAGGAGCAGAAGAGCAGCGTTGCATCTG GGAAAGGATGTGATCCTGAATGGAACGAGACCTTTGTGTTCACCGTCTCCGACAGCTCAACAGAGCTATTCATCAAGCTCCTGGACAGTGATGGTGGCACGGATGACGACTTTGTTGGTGAAGCAAC GATTCCTCTGGAAGCAGTTTTTACAGAAGGAAGCATCCCTCCGACTGTTTACATTGTTGTGAAAGATGAAGAATACCGTGGAGAAATCAAAGTTGGTCTCACATTCACTCCAGAG GATGCTCCTGATCAGGGTTTCTGA
- the LOC117863362 gene encoding L-type lectin-domain containing receptor kinase SIT2, whose amino-acid sequence MGRLRLLVLPLSLLLLLAAACSDHATVLAAEEFTYNGFGGANLALDGMSVVAPNGLLVLSNGTSQMAGHAFHPAPVRLRDGPGGAVRSFSAAFVFAIVSNFTVLSDNGMAFVVAPSTRLSTFNAGQYLGVLNVTDNGKDDNRVLFVELDTMLNPEFQDMNSNHVGVNVNSMRSLQNNSAGYYDDATGVFNNLSLISRQPMQFWVDYDGATTRLDVTMAPMGVPRPRKPLISAPVNLSAVGTDTAYVGFSAATGVIFTRHYVLGWSFAMGGAAPPLDTSKLPSLPRFGPKPRSKVLEIVLPIATAAFVLALLVGVFLFVRRRVRYAEVREDWEVEFGPHRFSYKELYHATKGFKNKQLLGTGGFGRVYKGVLPKSNLEIAVKRVSHDSKQGMKEFIAEVVSIGHLRHRNLVQLLGYCRRKGELLLVYDYMSNGSLDKYLYDKTKPVLDWEQRFHIIKGVASGLLYLHEDWEQIVIHRDIKASNVLLDGDMNGRLGDFGLARLYDHGVDPQTTHVVGTMGYLAPELVRTGKATPVTDVFAFGVFVLEVTCGRRPLGCIAPDEQNVLLDWVQEHERKGAGLDTVDPRLCGKYDADEARLAIRLGLMCAHPLPDARPGMRQVVQYLEGDAPMPEVAPTYVSYTMLALMQNEGFDSFAMSFPSTVTSGVSPVSGAFSDVSGLSGGR is encoded by the coding sequence ATGGGGCGTCTCCGCTTGCTCGTCCTCccactctccctcctcctcctcctcgccgcggcctGCTCCGACCATGCGACCGTGCTGGCCGCCGAGGAGTTCACCTACAACGGCTTCGGCGGCGCGAACCTCGCGCTCGACGGCATGTCCGTGGTGGCGCCGAACGGGCTCCTGGTGCTCAGCAACGGCACCAGCCAGATGGCCGGCCACGCGTTCCACCCGGCGCCGGTCCGCCTGCGCGACGGCCCCGGCGGAGCCGTCCGGTCCTTCTCGGCGGCGTTCGTCTTCGCCATCGTGTCCAACTTCACCGTGCTGAGCGACAACGGCATGGCGTTCGTGGTGGCGCCCAGCACCAGGCTCTCCACCTTCAACGCCGGCCAGTACCTCGGCGTCCTCAACGTCACCGACAACGGCAAGGACGACAACCGCGTGCTCTTCGTCGAGCTCGACACCATGCTCAACCCGGAGTTCCAGGACATGAACAGCAACCACGTCGGCGTCAACGTCAACAGCATGAGGTCGCTGCAGAACAACAGCGCCGGCTACTACGACGACGCCACGGGGGTGTTCAACAACCTCAGCCTCATCAGCCGCCAGCCCATGCAGTTCTGGGTCGACTACGACGGCGCCACCACAAGGCTCGACGTGACCATGGCGCCCATGGGCGTGCCCAGGCCGAGGAAGCCGCTCATCTCCGCGCCGGTCAACCTCTCGGCGGTCGGAACGGACACCGCCTATGTCGGCTTCTCGGCGGCCACGGGCGTCATCTTCACGCGCCACTACGTCCTGGGCTGGAGCTTCGCCATGGGCGGCGCGGCCCCGCCGCTGGACACCTCGAAGCTGCCGTCGCTGCCGCGGTTCGGGCCCAAGCCCAGGTCGAAGGTGCTGGAGATCGTGCTTCCGATCGCCACCGCGGCGTTCGTCCTCGCGCTGCTCGTCGGCGTCTTCCTGTTCGTGCGGCGGCGGGTGAGGTACGCCGAGGTGCGCGAGGACTGGGAGGTGGAGTTCGGCCCGCACCGTTTCTCGTACAAGGAGCTCTACCACGCCACCAAGGGCTTCAAGAACAAGCAGCTGCTCGGCACCGGCGGGTTCGGGCGGGTGTACAAGGGCGTGCTCCCCAAGTCCAACCTCGAGATCGCCGTGAAGAGGGTGTCGCACGACTCCAAGCAGGGGATGAAGGAGTTCATCGCGGAGGTCGTCAGCATCGGCCACCTCCGGCACCGGAACCTCGTGCAGCTCCTGGGCTACTGCCGGCGCAAGGGCGAGCTCCTCCTCGTGTACGACTACATGTCCAACGGCAGCCTCGACAAGTACCTCTACGACAAGACGAAGCCCGTCCTGGACTGGGAGCAGAGGTTCCACATCATCAAGGGCGTCGCCTCCGGCCTGCTGTACCTCCACGAGGACTGGGAGCAGATCGTCATCCACCGCGACATCAAGGCGAGCAACGTGCTCCTCGACGGCGACATGAATGGCCGGCTCGGCGACTTCGGCCTCGCGAGGCTGTACGACCACGGCGTCGACCCCCAGACCACGCACGTCGTCGGCACCATGGGCTACCTCGCCCCGGAGCTCGTGCGCACGGGGAAGGCCACCCCGGTCACCGACGTGTTCGCCTTCGGCGTGTTCGTGCTGGAGGTGACCTGCGGGCGCCGCCCGCTCGGGTGCATCGCGCCCGACGAGCAGAACGTGCTGCTGGACTGGGTGCAGGAGCACGAGCGCAAGGGCGCGGGTCTCGACACGGTGGACCCGCGGCTCTGCGGCAAgtacgacgccgacgaggcccgGCTGGCGATCAGGCTGGGGCTCATGTGCGCGCACCCGCTGCCCGACGCGCGCCCCGGGATGCGGCAGGTGGTGCAGTACCTGGAGGGCGACGCCCCGATGCCGGAGGTGGCGCCGACGTACGTGAGCTACACGATGCTGGCGCTGATGCAGAACGAGGGGTTCGACTCGTTCGCCATGTCGTTCCCGTCCACGGTCACGTCCGGCGTCAGCCCCGTCTCCGGCGCGTTCTCGGACGTGTCCGGCCTCTCCGGCGGGAGGTGA
- the LOC117864419 gene encoding uncharacterized protein, which translates to MEYRDKLVLAPMVRVGTLPFRLLAAEYGADITYGEEIIDHKFLKCERIINESLGTTDFVEKGTDNVVFRTCPQERGRVVFQMGTSHAVRALKAAEIVCHDVAAIDINMGCPKSFSLSGGMGAALLSKPELIHDILTTLRRNLDTTVTCKIRLLNTPKDTVELARRIEKTGVPALAVHGRKIKDRPRDPAKWDEIADVVSALSIPVIANGDVFEYEDFKRVKDATGAASVMVARGAMWNASIFCAKGKTPYEDVKREYVRKSILWDNDVKSTKHTLKEMIMHYSCLELPEGKGVIKCDTSADLARLYGEEDYYNFVVSNRK; encoded by the exons ATGGAGTACCGCGACAAGCTGGTGCTCGCGCCCATGGTCCGCGTG GGCACCTTGCCATTTAGGCTACTGGCTGCTGAATATGGTGCTGATATTACTTATGGGGAAGAAATAATTGATCACAAATTCTTGAAATGCGAGCGCATTATAAATG AATCTCTTGGGACTACTGATTTTGTGGAGAAAGGGACTGACAATGTAGTTTTCCGTACATGCCCACAAGAAAGGGGTAGGGTTGTATTCCAAATGGGCACATCACATGCTGTGAGGGCACTTAAAGCTGCTGAGATTGT GTGCCATGATGTTGCTGCTATAGATATCAACATGGGTTGTCCAAAGTCTTTCTCTCTTAGTGGAGGGATGGGTGCTGCATTACTCTCCAAACCTGAGCTTATACATGAT ATTTTGACAACATTGCGGCGGAACTTGGACACAACAGTGACATGTAAAATCCGTCTTCTGAACACACCTAAGGACACTGTGGAATTGGCACGAAGGATTGAAAAAACTGGTGTTCCTGCTCTTGCTGTGCATGGAAG AAAAATTAAAGACAGACCAAGAGATCCTGCTAAGTGGGATGAGATTGCGGATGTTGTGTCAGCACTGTCAATTCCAGTTATAGCTAATGGAGATGTCTTTGAGTATGAGGATTTTAAAAGAGTTAAAGATGCTACAG GTGCCGCTTCTGTTATGGTTGCTAGAGGTGCCATGTGGAATGCCTCTATCTTTTGTGCCAAAGGAAAAACACCGTATGAGGATGTCAAAAGAGAGTATGTAAGAAAG AGCATATTGTGGGACAATGATGTGAAGAGCACGAAACATACCTTGAAAGAAATGATAATGCACTATTCTTGCCTTGAACTTCCTGAAGGGAAAGGTGTTATAAAGTGTGACACATCAGCAGATTTAGC GAGACTATACGGGGAGGAGGACTACTATAACTTTGTTGTTTCAAATAGGAAATGA
- the LOC117862402 gene encoding elicitor-responsive protein 3 isoform X1, translating to MAQGTLEVLLVGAKGLENTDYLSNMDPYAVLRCRSQEQKSSVASGKGCDPEWNETFVFTVSDSSTELFIKLLDSDGGTDDDFVGEATIPLEAVFTEGSIPPTVYIVVKDEEYRGEIKVGLTFTPEQDAPDQGF from the exons ATGGCGCAGGGGACGCTGGAGGTGCTGCTCGTCGGGGCCAAGGGCCTGGAGAACACCGATTACCTGA GTAACATGGATCCGTACGCGGTTCTGAGATGCCGCTCCCAGGAGCAGAAGAGCAGCGTTGCATCTG GGAAAGGATGTGATCCTGAATGGAACGAGACCTTTGTGTTCACCGTCTCCGACAGCTCAACAGAGCTATTCATCAAGCTCCTGGACAGTGATGGTGGCACGGATGACGACTTTGTTGGTGAAGCAAC GATTCCTCTGGAAGCAGTTTTTACAGAAGGAAGCATCCCTCCGACTGTTTACATTGTTGTGAAAGATGAAGAATACCGTGGAGAAATCAAAGTTGGTCTCACATTCACTCCAGAG CAGGATGCTCCTGATCAGGGTTTCTGA
- the LOC117863363 gene encoding L-type lectin-domain containing receptor kinase SIT2 translates to MPLLVLLLFLGLGGLLPAATAADEQFVFDGFKGANLTLDGMATVTPDGLLLLTNATKQLKGHAFYPAPLRFHRTPNGTAMRSFSTAFVIGIIGAYEDLSSHGMAFVVAKSRNFTSALPGQFLGLVSSATNGNATNHLFAVEFDTILNSEFSDMSGNHVGIDVNGLNSVDADNAGYYDDATGAFRNMSLVSRKAMQVWVDFDGPTMQVNVSMAPLEVARPRKPLLSTTVNLSSVIDGDTAYVGFSSASGILFCRHYVLGWSFNMDGAAPALNISSLPTLPVTFPKPRSKTLEIVLPIASAALVFAVGAAVFAFLRRRRMYAEVKEEWEATFGPHRFSYKDLYHATDGFSDERLLGIGGFGRVYRGVLASKVEVAVKKVAHGSRQGMREFVAEVVSIGRLRHRNLVQLLGYCRRKGELLLVYDYMPNGSLDKYLYDRSKIPLSWGQRFRVIKGVASGLLYLHEDWEQVVVHRDIKASNVLLDKEMNGRLGDFGLARLYDHGTDPHTTHVVGTMGYMAPELGHTGKASKASDVFAFGAFMLEVACGRKPVVQDARDNRLVLVDWVLERWRAGVVTDTVDPRLAGDFVGSEASLVLRLGLLCSHPLPGARPGMRQVVQYLDGDVPLPELSPTYQGLNMLALMQDQGFDPYIMSFPMTSMGASTISDLSGGR, encoded by the coding sequence ATGCCGCTGCTCGTGCTGCTGCTcttcctcggcctcggcgggcTCCtgcccgcggcgacggcggccgacgAGCAGTTCGTCTTCGACGGGTTCAAGGGCGCGAACCTCACCCTCGACGGGATGGCCACGGTGACGCCGGACGGGCTGCTCCTGCTCACCAACGCCACCAAGCAGCTCAAGGGCCACGCCTTCTACCCGGCGCCGCTGCGGTTCCACCGGACCCCCAACGGCACGGCGATGCGGTCCTTCTCCACGGCCTTCGTCATCGGCATCATCGGCGCGTACGAGGACCTCAGCAGCCACGGCATGGCGTTCGTGGTGGCCAAGAGCCGCAACTTCACATCCGCGCTGCCGGGCCAGTTCCTCGGCCTCGTCAGCTCCGCCACTAACGGCAACGCCACCAACCACCTCTTCGCGGTCGAGTTCGACACCATCCTCAACTCGGAGTTCAGCGACATGAGCGGCAACCACGTCGGGATCGACGTGAACGGGCTCAACTCCGTCGACGCCGACAACGCCGGCTACTACGACGACGCCACCGGCGCGTTCCGGAACATGAGCCTGGTGAGCCGCAAGGCGATGCAGGTGTGGGTGGACTTCGACGGCCCGACCATGCAGGTCAACGTCAGCATGGCGCCCCTGGAGGTGGCCCGGCCCAGGAAGCCCCTGCTCTCCACCACCGTTAACCTCTCCTCCGTCATCGACGGCGACACCGCGTACGTCGGCTTCTCGTCGGCGTCCGGCATCCTCTTCTGCCGGCACTACGTGCTCGGCTGGAGCTTCAACATGGACGGCGCCGCCCCGGCGCTCAACATCTCCTCCCTGCCCACCCTGCCGGTCACGTTCCCCAAGCCGCGGTCCAAGACGCTGGAGATCGTGCTGCCGATAGCGTCCGCGGCGCTCGTATTCGCGGTGGGCGCCGCCGTCTTCGcgttcctgcggcggcggcgcatgtaCGCGGAGGTCAAGGAGGAGTGGGAGGCCACGTTCGGCCCGCACAGGTTCTCGTACAAGGATCTTTACCACGCCACCGACGGGTTCAGCGACGAGCGGCTGCTCGGCATCGGCGGCTTCGGGCGGGTGTACCGGGGCGTCCTGGCGTCCAAGGTGGAGGTCGCGGTGAAGAAGGTGGCGCACGGGTCCAGGCAGGGGATGCGGGAGTTCGTGGCCGAGGTCGTCAGCATCGGCCGGCTCCGGCACCGCAACCTCGTGCAGCTGCTCGGCTACTGCCGGCGCAAGggcgagctcctcctcgtcTACGACTACATGCCCAACGGCAGCCTCGACAAGTACCTCTACGACCGGAGCAAGATCCCCCTGAGCTGGGGGCAAAGGTTCCGCGTGATCAAGGGCGTCGCGTCCGGCCTGCTCTACCTCCACGAGGACTGGGAGCAGGTGGTGGTGCACCGCGACATCAAGGCCAGCAACGTGCTTCTGGACAAGGAGATGAACGGCCGGCTGGGCGACTTCGGGCTGGCGCGGCTGTACGACCACGGCACCGACCCGCACACGACGCACGTGGTGGGCACCATGGGGTACATGGCGCCGGAGCTGGGGCACACGGGGAAGGCCTCCAAGGCGTCGGACGTGTTCGCATTCGGGGCCTTCATGCTGGAGGTGGCGTGCGGGCGGAAGCCCGTGGTGCAGGACGCGCGCGACAACCGGCTGGTGCTGGTGGACTGGGTGCTGGAGCGGTGGCGCGCCGGGGTCGTCACGGACACGGTGGACCCGCGCCTGGCCGGCGACTTCGTCGGGAGCGAGGCGAGCCTGGTGCTGAGGCTGGGGCTGCTGTGCTCGCACCCGCTGcccggcgcgcggccggggatgcGGCAGGTGGTGCAGTACCTGGACGGCGACGTGCCGCTGCCGGAGCTGTCGCCAACGTACCAGGGCCTCAACATGCTCGCGCTCATGCAGGACCAGGGATTCGACCCCTACATCATGTCGTTCCCGATGACATCGATGGGCGCCAGCACCATCTCTGACCTCTCCGGAGGGAGATGA